A DNA window from Maribellus comscasis contains the following coding sequences:
- a CDS encoding sulfatase family protein, which produces MKYVNFLLLIIFITGCTQLDNTVAEKSVHPNIIYILADDLGYGDVSCLNENSKLCTPAIDKLANEGVLFTDAHTSSAVCTPTRYGILTGRYNWRSTLKRSVLSGYSKALIAADRLTVEELLQKNNYHTAFIGKWHLGWDWNIIKSEDWQSGPLGSGKDPEVDFGKAIKNGPNERGFSYSYGFSGSLDMPPYVYVENGMPTSIPTDTTVCVDDKGFWRKGLTGSDFKHAEVLPHLTDKSVQYINERAQANQPFFLYFALPAPHTPILPSSEFLGKSNTNFYGDFVLQVDDVVRRITEAVNKSGISNNTVIMFTSDNGCSPKANFAELKNVGHNPSYVFRGHKADIYEGGHRVPFIVKWPQKVKPGRKSDEIICTTDLMATVADIVDFTLPENAAEDSYSFLPVLTGENYKSPIREAIVNHSIDGRFAIRKGDWKLVLWPGSGGWSFPRTEKELNGLPDYQLFNLKEDPSEKTNLVNEYPDKVNELRALLTAYIVRGRSTSGSPQENDKVDNWPQIDWISNEH; this is translated from the coding sequence ATGAAATATGTAAATTTTTTGTTGTTGATAATTTTTATCACAGGTTGTACCCAGCTGGATAACACGGTAGCGGAAAAGTCTGTTCATCCTAATATTATATACATTTTAGCCGATGATTTGGGATATGGTGATGTTTCCTGTTTAAATGAGAATTCGAAATTGTGTACGCCGGCAATTGATAAACTTGCAAACGAGGGAGTTTTGTTTACTGATGCCCATACCAGCTCTGCAGTTTGTACACCAACCCGCTACGGTATTTTAACCGGAAGATACAATTGGAGGTCTACACTAAAAAGAAGTGTTTTGTCGGGCTATTCAAAAGCATTGATAGCCGCAGACAGATTAACCGTGGAAGAATTGCTGCAAAAAAATAATTACCATACAGCGTTTATTGGGAAGTGGCACTTGGGCTGGGACTGGAATATCATAAAGTCTGAAGATTGGCAATCAGGGCCACTTGGTTCAGGGAAAGATCCTGAAGTTGACTTTGGCAAGGCCATTAAAAACGGACCCAATGAGAGGGGATTTAGTTACTCTTACGGTTTTTCCGGTTCGTTAGATATGCCACCCTATGTTTACGTGGAAAATGGTATGCCTACTTCAATTCCCACTGATACAACTGTTTGCGTTGATGACAAAGGCTTCTGGAGAAAAGGATTAACCGGCTCCGATTTTAAACATGCTGAGGTTTTGCCCCACCTCACCGATAAGTCTGTTCAATATATTAATGAACGGGCACAAGCCAATCAACCATTCTTTTTATATTTTGCTCTACCTGCACCACATACGCCAATACTTCCTTCATCTGAATTTTTAGGTAAAAGTAATACGAACTTTTACGGCGATTTTGTTTTACAGGTTGATGATGTTGTCAGAAGAATTACCGAGGCGGTTAACAAAAGCGGAATCAGCAACAATACCGTTATAATGTTTACATCCGATAACGGTTGTTCTCCCAAAGCAAATTTTGCAGAACTTAAGAACGTTGGTCACAATCCAAGTTATGTATTCAGAGGTCATAAGGCCGATATTTATGAGGGCGGCCATCGTGTGCCATTTATAGTAAAATGGCCGCAAAAAGTAAAGCCCGGCCGCAAATCAGATGAGATAATCTGTACCACCGATTTAATGGCTACTGTTGCCGATATAGTGGATTTTACTTTGCCTGAAAATGCCGCTGAAGACAGTTACAGTTTTTTGCCCGTTTTAACCGGCGAAAATTATAAAAGCCCAATCCGGGAGGCCATTGTAAATCACTCTATTGATGGAAGGTTTGCCATAAGAAAAGGAGACTGGAAACTGGTTCTTTGGCCCGGTTCCGGAGGCTGGAGCTTTCCAAGAACAGAAAAAGAACTGAACGGATTGCCGGACTACCAGTTGTTTAATTTGAAGGAAGATCCTTCAGAGAAAACAAATCTGGTAAATGAATATCCGGATAAGGTAAATGAATTAAGAGCTTTATTAACCGCTTACATTGTTCGGGGAAGAAGTACGAGCGGTAGTCCACAGGAAAATGACAAAGTCGATAACTGGCCACAAATAGACTGGATCTCGAATGAGCATTAA
- a CDS encoding alcohol dehydrogenase catalytic domain-containing protein, with protein MKAVRFYAPGDVRVEEIPVPDCNPGEIRVKVDACAVCGSDFKTFRVGNPRMKPPITMGHEFTGIIEGIPEPISGFEKGDRIVMATSISCGECLYCKKGLTNLCINLAPMGFAYNGGMAEYVTIPQKAIANGHLIKVPEGIKAEHAALAEPLSCAVNSVFQSKIRTGDFVLILGGGPMAILNALAARESGASKIFMTELSAPRINQARLFDIDRIIDPSKENLKEIILEETGGYGADVVIVAAPAAAPQEESLGLVRKQGTVCLFASLPKGKSSLNIDSRLIHYNEIHLTGSSDSTAEHVKRAVEMLSSPGFPAEKLVTHIMGLGNINDAFELMEKGETLRVVLKP; from the coding sequence ATGAAAGCAGTTAGGTTCTATGCTCCCGGAGATGTGCGGGTTGAAGAAATTCCTGTGCCGGATTGTAACCCGGGAGAAATACGTGTTAAAGTAGATGCCTGTGCCGTTTGTGGATCCGATTTTAAAACTTTTCGGGTTGGAAATCCCAGAATGAAGCCTCCGATAACGATGGGTCATGAGTTTACGGGGATTATTGAGGGAATCCCTGAACCGATTTCCGGCTTTGAAAAAGGAGACCGTATTGTAATGGCCACCAGTATTAGTTGCGGGGAATGTCTGTATTGTAAAAAAGGCCTGACCAATTTGTGCATAAACCTTGCCCCAATGGGATTTGCATATAACGGGGGTATGGCAGAATATGTAACCATACCGCAAAAAGCCATCGCCAACGGGCATTTAATAAAAGTGCCCGAAGGAATTAAGGCGGAGCATGCTGCACTTGCCGAACCACTAAGCTGTGCTGTGAATTCGGTCTTTCAGAGTAAAATCCGTACAGGTGATTTTGTACTGATCTTGGGGGGTGGGCCGATGGCCATACTCAATGCTTTGGCTGCCCGGGAATCCGGTGCGTCAAAGATTTTTATGACAGAATTATCTGCACCACGGATAAATCAGGCCCGCTTGTTTGATATCGACCGAATAATTGACCCCTCCAAAGAAAATTTAAAGGAAATAATACTGGAGGAAACGGGGGGCTATGGTGCCGACGTGGTAATTGTGGCAGCTCCTGCTGCTGCTCCCCAGGAGGAATCACTGGGTCTTGTAAGGAAACAGGGGACAGTATGTTTGTTTGCCTCGCTTCCTAAAGGGAAAAGCAGTTTAAATATCGATAGCCGGTTAATCCATTACAATGAAATCCATCTTACCGGTAGCAGTGACTCAACTGCTGAACATGTAAAGCGTGCAGTTGAGATGCTTTCATCTCCCGGATTTCCTGCCGAAAAGTTGGTTACGCACATAATGGGGCTTGGAAATATAAACGATGCATTTGAGCTGATGGAGAAAGGTGAAACATTGAGGGTTGTGTTAAAGCCATAA
- a CDS encoding SDR family NAD(P)-dependent oxidoreductase, whose amino-acid sequence MQIEFKSKVALVTGAAGAIGKSIAKELKESGASVFITDLKHDAVQVVASELGCKGQSADVTSEKQVKAVVTKTLQEYGTIDILVNVAGIIDTTPVEDITEAAWDQMFAVNCKGTFFFTKYVVPVFKEKKKGKIINFSSKSGKTGSALMSHYCAAKGAIISFTQALAFELASFQINVNCLCPGITDNTGVWDTCSEGYIRDMNLPREDVVNKFTAKIPLGRLASVKDVTSVAVFLASEGSDYMTGQAINVTGGREMH is encoded by the coding sequence ATGCAAATTGAATTTAAAAGCAAAGTTGCCTTAGTAACCGGTGCTGCAGGGGCCATTGGAAAAAGTATTGCCAAAGAATTAAAAGAAAGCGGTGCGAGCGTGTTTATTACCGATTTAAAACACGATGCAGTTCAGGTGGTTGCCTCAGAGCTGGGGTGTAAAGGACAGTCGGCTGATGTAACCAGCGAAAAACAGGTTAAAGCCGTTGTAACAAAGACGTTGCAGGAATATGGAACCATTGATATTTTAGTGAATGTTGCCGGAATTATTGACACCACTCCGGTGGAGGATATCACCGAAGCTGCCTGGGACCAGATGTTTGCAGTGAACTGCAAAGGGACCTTCTTTTTCACCAAATATGTTGTCCCGGTATTCAAAGAAAAAAAGAAAGGAAAAATCATCAACTTTTCATCCAAATCCGGCAAAACCGGCTCTGCTTTAATGAGTCACTACTGCGCTGCCAAAGGAGCTATTATTTCCTTTACTCAGGCCCTGGCATTTGAACTTGCGTCCTTTCAAATAAATGTTAACTGTCTTTGCCCGGGTATAACCGATAATACGGGAGTTTGGGATACCTGTTCCGAGGGATATATCCGCGATATGAACCTGCCGCGTGAGGATGTAGTAAATAAATTCACCGCTAAGATACCATTAGGCCGCCTGGCATCCGTTAAAGACGTAACTTCAGTAGCTGTTTTCCTGGCATCAGAAGGATCTGATTATATGACGGGCCAGGCAATAAATGTTACCGGTGGACGGGAAATGCATTAA
- a CDS encoding SDR family NAD(P)-dependent oxidoreductase, whose amino-acid sequence MELNLKDKVVLVTGGSRGIGKAICLAFAEEGAKVVVNYVRNRELAEKTVAEIKQKYRAGTIAVKADMSCEQEVLDMIVKAEKELGAIDILINNAAYCPSGPIASYTSEEWDKTFAINIRGTFLSSRELIKKWQSKNRKGAIVNIASQAAFRGSTTGHLPYDSSKGAMVSFTIGLAREVAKQGIRVNAVAPGLVRTEMVAETWEKKKEKYLERIPLYRIAEPEEIARIAVFLASDAASYITGATIDASGGMMMR is encoded by the coding sequence ATGGAACTGAATTTAAAAGATAAAGTTGTGTTGGTGACCGGGGGGAGCAGGGGCATAGGCAAAGCCATTTGCCTGGCATTTGCGGAAGAAGGGGCAAAAGTAGTTGTAAACTATGTGCGAAACCGGGAGTTAGCGGAAAAGACAGTAGCAGAAATAAAACAAAAATACCGGGCAGGTACCATTGCAGTTAAGGCAGACATGTCTTGTGAACAGGAGGTTCTGGATATGATAGTAAAGGCTGAAAAGGAACTTGGTGCGATTGATATCCTTATCAATAATGCAGCTTATTGCCCGTCAGGTCCGATAGCATCCTATACCTCGGAAGAGTGGGATAAAACATTTGCCATCAATATAAGGGGAACATTCCTGTCCAGTCGTGAATTGATAAAAAAATGGCAGTCCAAAAACCGTAAAGGGGCCATTGTAAATATTGCCTCCCAGGCTGCCTTTCGGGGTTCAACAACCGGGCATTTGCCTTACGACAGCAGCAAAGGTGCCATGGTTTCATTTACCATTGGTCTTGCACGGGAAGTTGCAAAACAGGGGATAAGGGTAAACGCAGTTGCTCCGGGTTTGGTTCGTACCGAAATGGTGGCTGAAACCTGGGAAAAGAAAAAAGAAAAGTACCTGGAACGAATACCGCTCTACCGAATTGCCGAACCGGAAGAAATTGCCCGGATAGCTGTTTTCCTGGCATCGGATGCAGCCAGTTATATCACCGGTGCAACCATTGATGCCAGTGGTGGAATGATGATGCGTTAA
- a CDS encoding SDR family oxidoreductase yields the protein MEQSLKGQVALVTGASSGFGAGMAKQLTKNGVIVFIIARRTEKLALVADETGAIPITADITKPEDWDLVFKEILEKEGRLDVLVNNAGNGGSIVQIEEQTDTAILNTIQTNLTSVIWGCKRAAAIMKNQKSGIIINISSVCAVKAWPDWSVYGAAKAGLEQFTRHLYVELRPYGVKATILRPSWGTTEFKEASQLEAFDRETEKKVIQPEEIGNLVVDICRIPAHLLVPEISIYPMVQEINPY from the coding sequence ATGGAACAGTCATTAAAGGGGCAGGTGGCTTTGGTAACAGGTGCTTCTTCCGGCTTTGGTGCCGGTATGGCCAAACAACTGACTAAGAACGGTGTTATCGTTTTCATTATAGCCCGCCGTACCGAAAAACTGGCACTGGTTGCCGATGAAACAGGAGCTATTCCAATTACTGCCGACATCACGAAGCCGGAAGACTGGGATCTGGTGTTTAAAGAAATCTTAGAAAAAGAAGGAAGACTGGATGTTTTAGTCAATAATGCGGGTAACGGTGGGTCAATAGTACAAATTGAAGAACAGACTGATACAGCTATTTTAAATACAATTCAAACAAATCTGACCAGTGTTATTTGGGGCTGCAAGAGGGCCGCAGCTATTATGAAAAATCAGAAGTCCGGAATCATTATAAATATTTCTTCGGTTTGTGCTGTTAAGGCATGGCCTGACTGGAGTGTCTACGGAGCTGCCAAAGCTGGCCTGGAGCAATTTACCCGTCATTTGTATGTGGAACTGCGTCCGTATGGAGTTAAAGCCACAATTCTGCGTCCATCGTGGGGAACAACTGAATTTAAGGAAGCCTCACAATTAGAGGCGTTTGATCGGGAAACTGAAAAGAAAGTTATCCAACCAGAAGAAATAGGGAATTTGGTGGTTGATATCTGCCGGATACCAGCTCATCTGCTTGTGCCTGAAATCAGCATTTACCCAATGGTGCAAGAAATAAATCCTTATTAA
- a CDS encoding FGGY-family carbohydrate kinase, protein MKEYLLGIDNGGTVTKAALFDTVGLEVAVVSRKVEIIQLFPGWNERDAEKMWKDTCEIIREVLSLSGIKQEQILGVACTGHGNGLYLVDSNGVPVRNAINSTDTRSQEYVDNWKKSGIDKLVLPHTTQSLWPGQPNAILAWLKEHEPESLNKAKFVLMAKDFIRMKLTGEFFAEITDMSGTSLMSVGKGSYDNHILKLFGLEELEDMLPPLIGSSGLAGNITQKAAVQTGLKAGTPVAGGMFDIDACALASGIADESQMSLVAGTWGNNQYIAKKPLVDKDLFMSSIYAIPGWYLMLEGSPTSAGNLDWFIDTFLQDEKKQQGGRFFEWLNQQVHSVSLESSDIIFLPFLYGNNTGKNIPATFYGLEGRHNRAHLIRAVYEGVVFSHKTHIERLLNFRNPPDVIRCTGGASQSNVWMQMFADAIGIPVEIPKGIQLGALGAAMAAAVCCGIFKNFNEGIQNMVRIEHTYAPNMVIHKNYQEKFYVYKNIIRSFSL, encoded by the coding sequence ATGAAAGAATATCTGTTGGGGATTGATAACGGAGGAACTGTCACAAAAGCTGCACTGTTTGATACCGTAGGACTTGAAGTGGCAGTGGTATCCAGAAAAGTAGAAATCATACAGTTGTTTCCTGGATGGAACGAACGTGATGCTGAAAAAATGTGGAAAGATACCTGTGAAATTATCAGAGAAGTACTAAGCCTTTCAGGAATAAAACAAGAGCAGATACTCGGGGTCGCCTGCACAGGACATGGGAATGGACTATACCTCGTCGACAGTAATGGAGTACCGGTACGTAATGCCATTAATTCAACCGATACCAGATCACAAGAATACGTTGATAACTGGAAAAAATCAGGTATTGATAAATTGGTTTTACCTCACACAACACAAAGCTTATGGCCCGGGCAACCAAATGCTATTCTGGCATGGCTTAAAGAACATGAACCGGAATCGTTAAATAAGGCAAAATTTGTATTGATGGCGAAAGATTTTATCCGGATGAAGTTGACGGGAGAATTTTTTGCAGAAATAACTGACATGTCCGGGACAAGCCTGATGAGCGTTGGTAAAGGGAGTTATGACAACCATATACTGAAATTATTTGGACTGGAGGAATTGGAAGATATGTTGCCCCCCTTAATTGGTTCATCCGGGCTGGCGGGAAATATTACGCAAAAAGCAGCAGTTCAAACCGGGTTAAAAGCTGGCACTCCTGTGGCAGGAGGAATGTTTGATATTGACGCATGCGCACTGGCATCAGGTATTGCAGATGAAAGCCAGATGTCGCTGGTGGCAGGTACCTGGGGGAACAACCAGTATATTGCCAAAAAGCCGCTTGTCGATAAAGATTTGTTTATGTCCAGTATATATGCTATCCCCGGATGGTACCTGATGCTGGAAGGCAGCCCTACATCGGCAGGGAATCTTGACTGGTTTATAGACACTTTTCTTCAGGACGAGAAAAAACAACAGGGTGGCCGGTTTTTTGAATGGTTAAACCAACAGGTGCATTCTGTTTCACTGGAATCATCTGATATTATCTTTTTACCTTTTCTTTATGGCAATAATACGGGGAAAAATATACCGGCAACTTTTTACGGACTGGAAGGCAGGCACAACCGTGCCCATTTGATCAGGGCAGTTTACGAAGGAGTTGTATTTTCGCATAAAACACACATCGAACGGTTACTGAATTTTCGTAACCCGCCGGATGTTATCCGTTGTACCGGAGGCGCTTCTCAAAGCAATGTGTGGATGCAAATGTTTGCCGACGCGATTGGCATCCCGGTTGAAATCCCGAAGGGAATACAATTAGGTGCATTAGGTGCTGCAATGGCGGCTGCGGTTTGTTGCGGAATTTTTAAAAATTTTAATGAAGGAATTCAAAATATGGTCAGAATAGAGCACACTTATGCTCCCAATATGGTAATCCACAAAAATTACCAGGAAAAATTTTATGTTTATAAAAATATAATTCGTAGTTTTTCGCTTTGA
- the deoC gene encoding deoxyribose-phosphate aldolase, giving the protein MYTKEQVAKTIDHAVLKPEFTDSDIREHAEMCKDYGVYSMCVRPCDVKYAKELLAGSDVKVSCVLSFPHGADTSGVKAFQAAQAIKEGVDEIDMVMNIGKFLSGDYDYVLNDIKAVVETAHKKGVLVKVIQESGYLTLEQVAKACELSYEAGADFVKTSTGFGAGSATPEIIDVMIKTVGDKMKIKPSGGIRSWDTAVGYLDQGADRLGVGSTKAVLEGSVANGNY; this is encoded by the coding sequence ATGTATACAAAAGAACAAGTTGCTAAGACAATAGATCATGCTGTACTGAAACCTGAATTTACGGATTCAGATATTAGAGAACATGCAGAAATGTGCAAGGATTACGGAGTTTACAGCATGTGTGTTCGCCCCTGCGATGTAAAATATGCAAAAGAGTTATTGGCCGGAAGTGATGTTAAAGTCTCTTGTGTGCTGAGTTTTCCCCATGGAGCTGATACTTCCGGTGTAAAAGCCTTTCAGGCAGCTCAGGCCATAAAAGAAGGTGTGGATGAAATTGACATGGTTATGAATATCGGTAAATTTTTGTCGGGAGATTATGACTATGTTTTGAATGATATAAAAGCAGTGGTTGAAACAGCTCACAAAAAAGGTGTACTGGTGAAAGTGATACAGGAAAGCGGTTATCTTACCCTGGAACAGGTAGCCAAGGCATGTGAGTTATCTTACGAGGCAGGAGCGGATTTTGTAAAAACTTCAACCGGATTTGGAGCAGGTTCAGCCACCCCTGAAATCATTGATGTAATGATAAAAACAGTGGGTGATAAAATGAAAATTAAACCTTCAGGCGGGATTCGCAGTTGGGATACCGCAGTCGGTTACCTGGATCAGGGAGCCGATCGTTTGGGGGTTGGTTCTACAAAAGCTGTTTTGGAAGGAAGTGTTGCAAACGGTAATTATTAA